The Papaver somniferum cultivar HN1 chromosome 6, ASM357369v1, whole genome shotgun sequence genome segment ttatttttagaaactgtaaatatgattttatttttgtaatttttcttttcctttttggacatttttatttttggactggacattattattattttgaaaccctaaggaagggttaaaaattaaatataaactgtttgcagggaaggacgacagttacgatactgtctcggcccctcgggttcgtacactgacattggagtcggtggcctgagtcgacttcaacggttcatcgcccgtctggtatgggaggtaagactctatccacccacgaatcccctgtcagtgggttttattttgtgtgacaactcacacccctgcagtagaatgtcgaactggtattacaatagccaatacaacgaatatccgactgagtttcaaaatggacgttactactttgaccatagtgtgaatagtggttgggaacatcagccttctgaagattatggtccataccatggtgagcccaattactatacgcaccggtcatatgagcaaaattcttatatttctcctttagaagagtctctcaagaaattagaagagtcgacacgtaggatagctgagatgaataacttagtttatgacgaaagaaaactttctatagaggaatccctcaagctgatagctgagacgaacgaaagaatttctcgaaataatcttaattttcaatacagtttctccaataatacccttgaaaatgaggatagttatttgcataaacaggatgacgaggatataattggtaacactacttgttgtttagatgaggttcaaccattttcatgttattataatgattatgatgaggatagtgttgatgaagaatttgaaataaataggcatagtgattaggaatttgctactccaactgagcttaataataatattatttctagttcaaatccaaataattttaataattattcacctattcaaaaggacgaggatttgactagagatacccccgttttagacgatgtagtttttccttttgattacgaatctaataatggtttagtggaacgagtatattttgagtctagcgatttagaaacaatagacttagaaaaacaaaatgaactcgtcgagatgagtgaggatgtacccgacttagaagaatcaattgaccattttcatgaattagatgaccttgaaattagggaagttgtgactagtctttctagagacactgaaaactctaagtttgggggtgattatcattctccatgtgatttaactcttagaaaggtccctcaattgggacttgacatatgtgcctcaaccattttacaagattatcttcatacacgttttccggaacctagtgatgtccacaagaaattttagttattagaaacccatcctctggttgatgtggtttacccaagctatgatacccagattgactttgttttcccaccaaatatttttcttcaaaatgtaggaatgtttgattttcaaaggtgtcgaatattaagttttgagactaaacctaattactttaggagattagggttgaCATACTTGTttgaggaagatcaccactctcattgtagtcagctatgtaagtcaaatctgatagatttagaggatcctcaattattcaggttattattatgtgcttctaagtttttatttgagtttttccagactctagaacctgaacatttggatctaacctatgagaaaacgcaacccatgaaaatattttatttggacccagttatagatcctgaacctgaaccacaactagatgtagttgtcttaaataggaaactagacaagggtgtgctttatttgttcattttcttggcatgttgcagattccttttacttgtgataactctatttggttttgatgacccacaaatatttcgctattactttatgattctatgaggtgactaattctttcttagtctggctgaagacgttaaacttagcacttcttgggaggtaacccattctcatgcaacatggtaatatctttccttatctcttttgcttcaaatggtaaccgtttctccttgttcatgcttttaatttcacctttggaacattgaggacaatgttagatttaagcttgggggtataggagaaactttttagttgcataattaaactccagagcctagaaatttatgcctattaaggatggcactaaccaatctaagtggatggaagcattctggttgtaggagttgaggaaccaatatgactagatggcaacatctaaaagagtatattcataaaagcacagagctcaggtgttataaataacatgatagtttcaccatatctcgttgagtccttttcacttctgtttttattttgttttgtttttaaactatgtttctctaagtgattttttaaactatgtttcaccatatctcgaccactggaacccttgtatatgccagttgtgttgacctagagttaggattatcgaccactggtacccttgtatatgctagtgtgttgatattagtcagactagtatctcagtccattaggataggttcatttttgcggaggccttcagacagatatgagaaacaccgttcacctagtaaacatcaaaaccatctatgtttttctctatatccatcttcttgatctatccatgtgattagttttgactccggatattgatgtcagagctctgtcacttcatatgaattttagtatgcttgaatgcgaactcgtgtacatcaattggaatttcgcatcagggtacttcctcctgtagtcaataagtatgccaaccaaggagattctttagtgccttccaaggttctgtgtagatagctagggtctggagtataaaagttttgtgggtatacctctggtaagtcctccggagacaacactcctccactAGAAACACCTAGGGgcttaaaggcttattgcatacgctaaatgcaatcgacgatgcctgcgacagtgagttaggattttattttacttgatttgctcgaggactagcaaataataagtttgggggtatttgatagatgcatttatgtgtctaatatatctcaattgtatatattgttagtgctcgattttatacttatttggttattttatgtctttgtaggtgtttttggagaaataagcttttgcaggaaaattggctcgaaaagtggtatttgcgctcgtgggagaaaatcactaaaggcatccctcatttggataagggacactcaCTTACTAAGGGGAAACCACTTGCTATTTACACCCAGGACACCCCAAGTCTTAAAGGCACCCTGTATTTGGATATGGGCACTTCATCTTTTCCCAtttgaaatttggcgggaaaatataacCTCACCTGCATAAACCATACAGTCACTGTGTATTACTTTGGAAGGATTTTGGGTCGATATTTTCTTGGATTTGGACCCAGATATGGACTGGTATTAACACTAGACCTAAAAGCAGGTTTGGTAACTCTCTTGGATTCGGAAAAACAGGGATAAGTTCACCGAtttgataaaacagggaagaaacgaAGTTGACGggattttatttgtatttttggAAGTTACGTGAAAAAATAGGAAAGATTACTCTATGTTGATTTAGTTTTATCCTTGAGAGATTCAGGGACGTCAGATTGGACTAAAAAGACTTGTAAAGAAAACTTGGAGAGGATTATTCGCAACTTGGcagcgaagaaaagaagagaagaaacaaaagatttccgGGAGGTTTTATTGGTCCTGAGGTATATATAAGAGCGGATGGAAGTTCAGAGAAGGGAGTCGAGGAGTTaggggcctttacgtagtttagaggaggctctggtacgaagaaatcacgctgcagagaaagttgcagcagcaggaggaagaagacgaagctgaagaacattggacgacccaagtcagtcgcagaaaagtgtggtttatccaagacacacatagtatcgttcccagcagtattatatcttctgtatcgttagtaaTAGTCGATCTTCCACGCATATAAAAGTTGCAATTGATCTTTTTTGGTGATTTTCCTTGTACTTTCATctttaaacactctttgagccatgtttctatcttttgagagtttgtacgacatcatgagctaaaccccaacactgggatgacagaggaagccatattttatacgtgtggtaattatatttaattctttcataactttttgcatggattattaattgttttatggtttttattgaacggttgtgatttcaattgatgagttatacttaggttaagtcttttgatatcccatgctttagatttatagtcgttgcttttcaaaaatctaccttggcaaagaaacagattcaatattctatttgagctataattgtctagaataactatatgaatcgcatgaatggatttattggtggaatcctgagtcccagtctctcgtaacattaagtgaaaccaaaattaagtctgaaatcaaatctttacaagtgtttgaacgaacttctacttatcactttaaaaactacatcatccACTCATGGAAGTATCAATTTTAGACTTTGAAAAAACACAACTACTACCCAAAAAACAGTTGACGCacaatatttatctttttttcttccgtctcatcatcatcatctttcttcttcttcctttatgTCTCCACTTGAATTACAGCTGCTTCAGGAGGTcctgattgaaaaagcgggggtctaacaaccacacccgatatttcatttggaaatctgtatggaacaaacttcaatataatccCAAAAGTAAAAACTCAATTGAGAAATAATAttaaagagatttatctcttacTCAACACAATCAATAGTTAAACAGAAGCAAGTttgtaaacctgattttagtatGAGGTTCTTGaaaaaaaatcttttgtgttaatcacaacctatccaatattcaccgtgtataaacctctttaagcaacaatcactaaaggattatttcaacacggtgtccacttgaaacagggttagtccagactggtttAATAAtgtaaaaataacaaaataattgttcaagatcaatcaagtcttatcaaacaaacaaggtcggatttaacaactatgattgattaatgtacaacctgtattattttaattatatacataaaatataatgcggaaaataaataacacagacaccagaaattttgttaacgaagaaaccgcaaatgcagaaaaaccccaggacctagtccagaataaacacacactgattataagttgttacaccaatttcctactacctattcggactagatgtaatacctgcttcagctgtattcaagcacttgtagaactcctagcagaacaccgattctctttaggaattcttctcgcaAATTttttctagcagaacccaaggcactctttagaagatacaacaacacgattgatacgattcgatcttttttttttgcagaaaacaccggtttgatttccctttagatgtgaatcaaggttttgtaaATCTTGTGTTTTTTTTGAGAAAACAATTACtaagtaaaagtaatatcaaaacaaacttgtagattatgtATTATTaaactcttcaaaaataggaagcggaacctaataactctacaacaagaacaactagactaaatctagagatatcttgttttaaacttcaaaaggatttttacgagatacctgaatcgaagttttctttctagtctccaatttcgactaacaagtgttggtatacgatcggaaactgaaatctatcaaaacctagggtttatgatcaacaactcttgaatggttttatatcagaagagaaaaccttagaatagacaagaggtgaaaaacctagattacaagttgtataatcaatcaccaagattaaatccaactcggctttttgatccccaatacaaggacttttatctcactcttgttcatgaagaacagaagacatagaAAACAACCTTGAAAAGCATACACCAATTTTtcaaaggggataaaaacgtgtagcactcatgaaccttttatttatagtgaacaaggtagcttgaaagctaagctaGGGATTagaatattttcctttttcaagactctcctaattatgggagtctttcctaagttacaactcttaccaaaataattaaataaataattaattagaaaatattgtatttatgtgaataaatcacattttaacttaggcaggaatcaaaAGTTattacaaacactttaatatgataatcaaatatgtttggatcaatagccatcttgcctagataaggaaacatcaccaacttgaccaaaaatgccttttagtcacgtaattgggcccaagtctgtgaaccgttacaaacagtccatgaattgtttcctactaacgaactgtaacaattacagcaacacttataatttttactttaataaatcacttataacttcatcgttataactcggagttgagtgattcttggctcgttgaattcgtaagctcattcactataacacgAGATCctctatagggataaaggttattgtcaccaaagtcacgaatcaaataacctcaagtatatatacataaaaatgtacatttaccgtcataggaattgttccatagagtgagcatttatctcgatagattagaaagttagaattgaacaagaatccaaataaaatcaatcacatacctttgttgataatGTACTTGTTGatatcttcttgtagtcttcaatcttcatcctttaaggatagcttcaattcaacttcttagacctaatctagtccgaaactatctttagtatgctaaatcaataatgcattttggcaactaaaattgacaactatcTTGACACACCAACGctagtaggttcaaccgagcagtgctctaacactgatTTCATTCCTCTATAAATCCCATATTTCCAAATACCCTAAATATCCACCACCACCGCTACAACATCACCACTCACCACCGCAAAAAATCAGAACCTCCACTATCTCTATCTCCAATTATATCATTCTAACTAGAGCCACCACAATCGATCAATTAAAACAATAAAATTGCTATCAAAATGTTCAAATATGAAATCGTTCAATTGAACTTTCGATTCATTTACCGGAAAAATTGGTTTTGAACATGAATTCTTCAAATTATAATTTTGATTGATCTAAGTAGCAGTGGTAATGACAGAGGTaaaggtggttgtggtggtgggacGAGGTGTAGAAAGCTACATTCCCCAAGTTTTGTGTTTTGGCATTATGTTCGGTGGGATGACACTAAAGCTACATTCCCCAAGTTTTGGAAAAACTAATCTACTTTTATCTTTAGTTGGGAAGCTTGATAAAAATCTAAACTAATGAAATATGCGTCCCCTCCTTGCACAAATGTGGTTTTCCCTGATTGCCGTAAATTCGTGTGAACTACCATCATTTATGTATGTATAGCTGTAGGAAATACTTCATATGTGAATGGATATTGGGTTAATAGGGAAATAACGACTAGTAAGTACGTTGGGAATAAAAAGGTTGATGACCAGTCACGAGTAGATGGTCAAGTTTGGTTTGGGAACGGACACCATCTGTCTGTTCAAACCGAAGCCCATCATAGGGACATAATCTGATGGCCACATAGTTATGTCTCTTCCAAACTTTGCCTTCCCAAAAGTTACAATTTCCCTTTAAGAACCCATCTTCCTGTTTTTGAAAAATAGAGCAAAGAAAAGCCTTTTGTGTATTTTGGAAATTTTGAACTTTGTcgaattttattgattttcatTTCAAGAGTCCGTTAAGAGAGTTATGCTATAAGATCTCGCGTTCGCTGCTCGGTGTTATCGAAGTGCTGTGAAGAACATCTGAGATATTGTTAAATATTGGAGACTTATGCCGCTAAACCTGTAAAAACATTATATACAACGCATCAAATGTCTTAAGCAAAGAGATTACTCGCCTCACTACACCTATGTGGTCGTTTGATTACGGTTTCCATTATCAAGGTACAAACTTTTCATCTTTATATCTTGTTTTGATAGGGTTTACTGTTGAATTGGTTGTATACATGACATGATTATGATTTTgttttaatgaaataaaagagtgTTTGTGTCATTGTTATCGTGTTGTCAAGAATTTTTGATAAGATAGAACCAAAACCTCTGAGTAATCTGACTGTTTTAGTGAATCTGCATATAAATTGTTCGTATTTATCCCAAGAAGAATCTTTGGAGTGACTGATTGGCATTGTAATATATAACATTTAGTAATCAAGATAGTTATACATATCCAACAATAGCTTCGATGATTAGTCCATATAATACTGCGTTGATTTTATCTTGATACTGGAAAGAAAACAAAAGGAAGAATATATCTAGAATTTTGGCAGCCCATTTTGTTTAGCAAGACACGATATCTTCTCATGGTTTTAGTTTGTAATACTGGGTTTTTTGTATTTTTCAGCCCAAATATATTTGTAGTGTTATACTTAAGGTTACATAAGAGCTCACATCAATTATTTACACAATAGGATTCTCCGTTCCTTCACAAGATATGAGATAATAATTTTAGTAAGATCCTAATAATTAactttaaaaagaagaagaaataaacatcCTAAGTTCACTGTAAGGGACGCCAATGTACCGTGGTTTTTGTAATAGATGTCAGTTCAGATTAGGATATGATTTTCATGTGGAATAGAGATTTGGTTATCAGAAACACAAAAAATACATAATATCAAACTTGGTGTAATCATGTAAACACCGCGGAGCATGTTTTAGTATCTGCTACTTAATTGGTTATCGTTGTTGTGGTGTTTTTTTGTTATTATCTTATTAACAAGTCTACTTTTTCGTCGGTTTTGTAATAGTTTTCGTTTCTGACTATGCTGAACCTTATTTACTTTTTCCACCGAAGAAAATCTGTCTATACTACGTTGTCTTTGTCACATATGTTTATGAAAGTGTTGCCGCAACATTTGAAAATGGGCTATCAACTTCATGTATTGTGAAATAGTTATCCAAGATACAGTTAGATGTATCTCCTAATGACAATCTACTATGTTGGCAGTGGCGGAAAAATGTGCAGATGACACTGTGAGTTGAACCAACAAATCAGCTAATCTGTAACGTGGaagatagttgaaccaacaatcTACTATGTTGGCAGTAACTGATTATGGGCGACATACTAGGTGTtaactaaaatattttgttgatggcACTTGATGTTTTTGGTTGAGTTTCGACTTTTGTATTTCGGTTAATTAATGGATACAAGGAGTGACTGTTTCTAACGGAAATCTATAATGATGTTCATATTTACGTCAGATGCATCCTACTGCTTCGTTTTAACTTTATGTTTACGAGACCAAAAGAATGAGATATTTCCAGAACAACAGAATAGGTATAAGGGTACCACTTTGTCGAAActctcttatttttcttttatttatgtaAGCAAGGAACTATATTCGATTGAACCAACGACTTGATTTTGGTGtgattagaaaaagaaaaaatagaaaatctTTTCTATATCAATTGTCTATGCCTTCAAAATTATGGCAACCGGAAGACTACACGGTCTGATCCTTTTGCTTATGATGCTGTGTTGTTAAGGAGTATTATGTTACATTCATATGTAATCTCAACTGGCCAACGGGCAACTATGGATACAACCAAAATACGCACAGACATTACCAAACGTCACTTGCAAGTGCCTACAGGGTCATATGTTCTAGTAGGGAAGATTAAAGGAAAAAACGGGCTATGTTGGTCATTTCGATTAAAAAGAGGTACTCATAAGGAGTGCCTTGTTGCAAAAGAAGCGTAAATCAACATATAAAACGCCGATTCTTTCTTTACTCTCTcacaccaaaaaaacaaaaaaaactcaaTACTAAATTCCTTCAGTGAAGTAAAGAATGGCGCGATACGACAGAGCAATCACAGTATTCTCACCAGATGGTCATCTTTTCCAGGTTGAGTACGCCCTGGAGGCTGTTAGGAAAGGAAACGCAGCTGTAGGTGTTAGAGGTACTGATACCGTTGTTCTTGGTGTCGAGAAGAAATCTACTGCTAAACTTCAAGATTCTAGGTAAACCCCTTTTCTCTATCTCGCTGTTTTAGTATGGGTTTTGTTATTTAGATCTATATTTGTAACTTTTTGCTTCAGATTCTGTTCGTTGAAAATGGTGAAATTGGTTTTAGttgaaattttagggtttctgtttgaTGAGGGTACTTTAGGGGAACTAAGATTGTGTTAGCTGATTAGCAATTGAAACGGATACCTGGATTTGATTCTAGAGCTCAATTTCATTAAGCTAGGGTTAGGCTGTCTTATGTACAATGAATATTTGGTCCATGTTTAATCCTTTATCTGTGAAACACTATCAGTGGATTGGAATTCCAAAATTTGTTGTGCCAGAAGATAGATTCTGATTGTGTGCAAGTAGCTCTGAGTACAAATTGGTACTACTAAACATATCTCCTATTCTGTTTGGATAAATTAAGTTCTTTTGCTTGCATCTAGTTACTATGGATGTAACATGATTGATAAAAACACTAGGAGAAGAAATGTTGGTTAATGAGGCTctgatgaccttcttatgaatgagAGGGTTGCATTCTAGACCTGATAATTGGGAAGTTTTAACCAAcgctaatgtttttttttctacatTATACTGTAATTTATCCAAAAATGGACAGCATGAGTAGTTCTAACTGTGGTCTTGAATTATAGCTGAACCCCGTACTATTGTTGTTGCCTTGCTTGTTATTCAGCCTATTGGTTGCAATTTCTCTGTGTTCGTGTGATTAAATAGTTCCCCAATGTCATCTGAACTACAGTGGTGTTGATCTCTTGAGTAATGCATGTAATAAGAAAGCAGGATTAAGATTTTGAGCTTAACTAGAGGGAACCACGTCATGGTTTTCTTTGATTATAAGAATTGTTATTCCTGGAATTTGTTTTAAAATTGGTTGTTTTGATTTGATTACAGTTAATTGTGCATCTGTCTGTCTCTTTTCGTTGTTTCCGGTTATATAATATGCTCAGCTAGAACACACAATAGGCTCGACTTGAACTCACCTTGGTATCTGCTTATTAATTGTTATAGCTGTTGAATTATGATATCAAGGATTCATGGTATTATCCTAGTTTGAGGTTTACTATGTGTTCTGCAGCTCATAATTATGACATATGATGTCCTTGCGTAGCTtacattgattttttatttattttcgccTTCGGTGTTGTTGCAGATCAGTTAGGAAGATTGTTAACCTGGATAATCACATTGCTTTGGCCTGTGCTGGGCTTAAGGCAGATGCACGTGTTTTGATAAACAAAGCAAGGATTGAGTGTCAAAGTCATAGACTCACAGTTGAGGATCCCGTAACTGTTGAATATATCACTCGTTACATTGCTGGTCTTCAGCAAAAGTATACACAAAGTGGTGGTGTGAGACCATTTGGGCTATCAACTTTGATCGTGGGTTTTGACCCTCACACTGATGTTCCATCACTCTATCAGACTGATCCCTCAGGGACATTCTCAGCTTGGAAGGCTAATGCAACAGGAAGAAATTCCAACTCTATGCGTGAATTTTTGGAGAAAAACTACAAAGAAACTTCTGGACAAGAAACTGTGAAGCTTGCTATTCGTGCATTGCTTGAGGTATGCtttcttctttttggtttttgttgtGTTGGTTATAGGACGTCACTATAGGGTTCCTTGTATGATGTATATCCAAGTAAGTCAGATA includes the following:
- the LOC113288936 gene encoding proteasome subunit alpha type-7-like, with amino-acid sequence MARYDRAITVFSPDGHLFQVEYALEAVRKGNAAVGVRGTDTVVLGVEKKSTAKLQDSRSVRKIVNLDNHIALACAGLKADARVLINKARIECQSHRLTVEDPVTVEYITRYIAGLQQKYTQSGGVRPFGLSTLIVGFDPHTDVPSLYQTDPSGTFSAWKANATGRNSNSMREFLEKNYKETSGQETVKLAIRALLEVVESGGKNIEIAVMGKDKVLRQLEESEIDIIVAEIEAEKAAAEAAKKPAPKNT